The Conexivisphaera calida genome includes a region encoding these proteins:
- a CDS encoding carbon-nitrogen hydrolase family protein, with protein MKEMGVALAQFQSTPSKEENLEKISKIISRLSGISLVVFPEFTDLLAPSDISRERLYELAEYDDSQFIRGVRRVAMEHGIWVAVGVYERSDEFPRVHSSVYIIGADGELRAKYRKSHLFDALGHKESDWLKPGDEPPLMVDVEGFRLGVIVCYEMRFPELARYVALSGADALIVPSAWYRGYNKEEQWLTLTKARALENTMYVLTSNQIGNTFAGISVAVDPAGVMVARATEEEGAVEARVDQGRISRVRAALPLLEQRRPELYQYK; from the coding sequence ATGAAAGAGATGGGGGTGGCCCTCGCGCAGTTCCAGTCAACACCCTCGAAGGAAGAGAACTTGGAGAAGATCTCCAAAATTATCAGCAGGCTCTCGGGAATCTCACTTGTGGTCTTTCCAGAGTTCACGGACCTTTTAGCACCGTCGGATATCTCTAGGGAGAGGCTCTACGAGCTGGCAGAGTACGACGACTCGCAGTTCATTAGAGGCGTGCGGAGAGTAGCTATGGAGCATGGTATATGGGTCGCTGTGGGAGTCTACGAGAGGAGTGACGAGTTCCCCCGCGTGCACAGTTCCGTGTATATAATTGGGGCGGACGGCGAGCTAAGAGCGAAGTATAGAAAGTCGCATCTGTTCGACGCGCTTGGACATAAGGAGTCGGACTGGCTGAAGCCGGGAGACGAGCCGCCTCTGATGGTGGACGTCGAGGGCTTCCGGCTGGGCGTGATCGTGTGTTATGAGATGCGCTTTCCAGAGCTCGCTAGATATGTGGCGCTCTCCGGGGCCGACGCGCTCATAGTGCCCAGCGCGTGGTACAGGGGGTACAACAAGGAGGAGCAATGGTTAACGCTTACGAAAGCGAGGGCACTCGAGAACACTATGTACGTGCTGACCTCTAATCAGATAGGAAATACCTTTGCCGGTATATCGGTCGCGGTGGATCCAGCGGGCGTCATGGTAGCTAGGGCGACCGAGGAGGAGGGCGCGGTGGAGGCACGCGTGGACCAAGGGAGAATATCAAGGGTCAGGGCGGCACTCCCGCTGCTGGAGCAGAGAAGACCTGAACTCTACCAATATAAATAA